In Poecilia reticulata strain Guanapo linkage group LG17, Guppy_female_1.0+MT, whole genome shotgun sequence, the following proteins share a genomic window:
- the gdf15 gene encoding growth/differentiation factor 15 — MDKPIPQWWSTYKSTLASRLTMRTSHTPALLASYTLLLLLVPTSGGLQPDVACQGLLETGNVDDRGAQILEAVKKGILGSLGLDREPKPATKASQRELRKMFKLYREKVSEMRRNSNQSVRETWQSNTSTVLFPVEPLHVLRKGNQRHIVWYRAVFQKNPKIHSELTLAQAQLKVSGSGLGNNPKTRRYIKVKINGMKPRNSAAWTYTDSNSVTPGMTLDISPEASRGMWTDDQVLVVDVGMAPLSRKASNLKPTVTLELGLKDSVLARGSRRRRSNKEDNCDERGWCCRKSATVSFKDIGWTDWVVAPTEYTMHFCDGTCPHNYKPASMHTQVKFRLHQITKGETPRPCCVPAAYEPLVLMHYDSRGKLKLTLFNDLIVTKCHCA; from the exons ATGGACAAACCCATTCCACAGTGGTGGAGCACTTATAAATCAACCCTAGCCAGCAGACTCACCATGCGAACATCACACACTCCTGCTCTTCTTGCCTCTTACACCTTGCTGCTCCTATTGGTCCCCACCTCAGGGGGACTCCAGCCTGACGTTGCGTGCCAAGGCCTGCTTGAGACCGGCAATGTTGATGACCGGGGGGCTCAGATTCTGGAGGCGGTGAAGAAGGGGATACTTGGCTCTCTGGGTTTGGACAGAGAGCCAAAGCCTGCCACGAAGGCCTCACAGAGGGAGCTGAGGAAGATGTTCAAGCTCTACAGGGAAAAAGTCAGCGAGATGAGGAGAAACTCCAACCAGTCAGTGAGGGAGACCTGGCAGTCCAACACGTCAACTGTGCTTTTTCCAG tcgAGCCGTTGCATGTTCTACGGAAGGGCAATCAGCGACACATTGTTTGGTATCGAGCTGTTTTCCAAAAGAACCCAAAAATTCACTCTGAACTGACTCTGGCACAAGCACAACTGAAAGTATCCGGTTCTGGTTTAGGTAACAACCCCAAAACTAGAAGATACATCAAAGTTAAAATTAATGGGATGAAGCCAAGAAACTCTGCTGCGTGGACCTACACTGACAGCAATTCAGTGACCCCAGGAATGACCCTGGACATCAGCCCTGAGGCAAGCAGAGGGATGTGGACAGATGATCAAGTACTGGTTGTAGATGTAGGGATGGCTCCACTTAGCAGGAAAGCCTCCAACTTAAAGCCAACTGTGACTCTGGAACTGGGTCTAAAGGACTCCGTCCTCGCTCGGGGCAGCAGGCGGCGCCGTTCAAACAAGGAAGACAACTGTGACGAGCGAGGGTGGTGCTGCCGGAAGTCTGCGACCGTATCCTTCAAAGATATTGGCTGGACGGACTGGGTGGTGGCCCCAACCGAGTACACCATGCATTTCTGTGATGGCACCTGCCCCCACAACTACAAGCCGGCCAGCATGCACACACAGGTGAAGTTCCGCCTGCACCAGATCACCAAGGGAGAGACGCCCCGGCCCTGCTGCGTACCGGCAGCGTACGAGCCCCTGGTGCTGATGCACTATGACAGCAGGGGGAAGCTGAAGCTGACTCTGTTCAACGACCTCATCGTCACCAAATGTCACTGTGCCTGA